A stretch of Aureispira sp. CCB-E DNA encodes these proteins:
- a CDS encoding DUF4292 domain-containing protein — protein MSCRNTQFTSKTAKNHSAKFLLRQLEKNHIDYTWFGTNAKIKVDSDQEKATFAASIRMQKDSLIWIKIRKMNIEGARVKITPEVIEILDRQNGQYIRRPFSFLKDEYGLEVSFSQLQDLLIGNPILWEPQSLISVIRDQQNVLQTPSSQKKVLKIFMTPGSFLIQSVRGSLDKNTLSIDYSDYEILEQEQIPSKKNVEIDSDETGIIKLDMSFSKMTINEVQKVGFRVPDNYERK, from the coding sequence ATGAGTTGCCGTAATACACAGTTTACCTCCAAAACTGCCAAAAATCACTCGGCTAAGTTCTTATTGCGTCAGCTAGAGAAAAATCATATTGACTATACATGGTTTGGCACGAATGCCAAAATAAAAGTCGATAGCGATCAAGAAAAAGCAACTTTTGCCGCAAGCATCCGAATGCAAAAAGATAGTCTAATTTGGATAAAAATTAGGAAAATGAATATTGAAGGTGCCAGAGTCAAAATCACTCCTGAAGTAATTGAGATTTTGGATCGCCAAAATGGGCAATACATTCGACGCCCATTCTCGTTTTTAAAAGATGAGTACGGCTTAGAGGTTAGCTTTTCGCAATTACAAGACCTGCTTATTGGCAACCCTATTCTTTGGGAGCCCCAGTCCTTAATTTCTGTTATTCGAGACCAACAAAACGTTTTACAAACACCTTCTTCTCAAAAAAAGGTGCTAAAAATTTTTATGACCCCAGGTTCTTTTCTAATCCAATCCGTTCGAGGCTCTTTGGATAAAAATACTCTTAGTATCGACTACAGCGATTATGAAATACTGGAACAGGAACAAATTCCTAGTAAAAAGAATGTTGAAATTGATAGCGATGAAACAGGCATCATCAAATTAGATATGAGTTTTTCTAAAATGACAATCAATGAAGTTCAGAAAGTTGGTTTTCGAGTTCCTGATAATTACGAACGAAAATAA
- a CDS encoding tetratricopeptide repeat protein codes for MHNFTPKQWSLLILLLSITVGVFAQPPQKSRPKESDVLLEKLFIEANREKILGNIDEAIMRYLEVLQKDNDNAAAHYELARLYKQQEVYDKAINRAEKAVALEEYNLLYNNLYASLLEKEGNFKKAAELYANLTDKYSEKEQLYFDWAYFLSKSGKSDQAIKVYNNLEKRVGIKETISMRKYKLYMKSGKQKKASQEIELLIQAYPKEAEYIIRLANFYASTKDLEKAKSLYKKALNIDPNNPTANMAMVEFFLQNGDTSRYLNALVNTFENPHQNLTTKLETLKSLSKQLETGTMSSSYLDQVVLVGKKLLETDPGSPDANLILGDLLYQQQKYNQAVSNYKIAIRFIRNDLNLWKNLLECLLITNQQKELQKRSAQFIELYPSQAASYYYSGIAYYQTGAYQKAIKELGQVPEIAVTDMHLQGKALCYVAKSYEGLENLEKADQAYNEAILMFPNDPEIIHNYAYSLAKRGTMLNKAQELVEGILEKAPKNAKYTTTSGFIAYKQNQYSIAEQTLSKALSFGGNEQPETLERYGDVLFKLGKENEAVNYWQKALDKGSTSSLLQRKISTKQLYE; via the coding sequence GTGTTCGCACAACCCCCTCAAAAGTCACGCCCTAAAGAAAGTGATGTATTGCTGGAAAAACTCTTTATTGAAGCGAATAGAGAGAAAATTTTGGGGAATATTGATGAAGCAATTATGCGTTATTTGGAAGTCTTACAAAAAGACAATGACAATGCAGCTGCTCATTATGAGTTAGCTCGCTTGTACAAACAACAAGAAGTTTACGACAAAGCAATCAATAGAGCAGAAAAAGCAGTTGCACTAGAAGAATACAACCTCCTTTATAATAATCTTTATGCTAGTCTATTGGAAAAAGAAGGTAACTTCAAGAAGGCAGCTGAACTATATGCAAATTTGACGGATAAATATTCTGAGAAGGAACAGCTGTATTTTGATTGGGCCTATTTTTTAAGCAAAAGTGGCAAATCTGACCAAGCTATTAAGGTATACAACAATCTGGAAAAACGAGTTGGTATAAAAGAAACCATCTCTATGCGTAAGTACAAGTTGTATATGAAATCTGGTAAACAAAAAAAAGCGAGTCAAGAAATTGAGCTTTTAATTCAAGCCTATCCCAAAGAAGCTGAATACATCATTCGATTGGCTAACTTTTATGCTTCAACAAAAGACTTAGAAAAAGCAAAAAGTTTGTACAAAAAAGCACTAAATATTGACCCTAATAATCCGACAGCCAATATGGCAATGGTTGAATTCTTTTTGCAAAATGGAGATACCAGTCGTTACTTAAATGCCTTGGTCAATACATTTGAAAATCCACATCAAAATCTGACCACGAAATTAGAAACCTTAAAATCCTTGTCCAAACAATTGGAAACAGGTACTATGTCTTCTTCTTATTTGGATCAGGTAGTTTTGGTCGGTAAGAAATTATTAGAAACAGATCCAGGTTCTCCTGATGCTAATTTAATCCTAGGAGATTTATTGTATCAACAGCAAAAATACAATCAAGCTGTTTCTAATTACAAAATAGCCATTCGGTTTATCAGAAACGATCTTAACCTTTGGAAAAATTTACTAGAGTGTTTATTAATTACAAACCAACAAAAAGAGTTGCAAAAACGTAGTGCTCAATTTATAGAACTCTATCCTAGTCAAGCGGCTAGTTATTACTATTCTGGCATCGCTTATTACCAAACTGGAGCGTATCAAAAAGCAATTAAGGAATTAGGACAAGTCCCCGAAATTGCGGTAACAGACATGCACCTTCAAGGGAAAGCATTGTGCTATGTAGCCAAAAGTTATGAAGGTTTGGAAAATTTGGAAAAAGCAGATCAAGCTTATAATGAAGCCATTCTCATGTTTCCCAATGATCCTGAAATTATTCATAATTATGCTTATAGCTTGGCAAAAAGAGGAACAATGCTTAACAAAGCCCAAGAGTTGGTAGAGGGTATTTTGGAAAAAGCTCCTAAAAATGCAAAATATACAACGACAAGCGGCTTTATTGCTTACAAGCAAAACCAGTATTCCATTGCTGAACAAACCCTTAGTAAAGCACTAAGTTTTGGGGGCAATGAACAACCTGAAACACTAGAGCGTTATGGTGATGTTCTATTTAAATTAGGCAAAGAAAATGAAGCGGTTAATTATTGGCAAAAAGCCTTAGACAAAGGGTCTACTTCTTCTCTCTTACAACGCAAAATATCAACCAAGCAACTCTATGAGTAA